A genomic stretch from Corynebacterium sp. 21KM1197 includes:
- a CDS encoding tyrosine-type recombinase/integrase, with protein sequence MLISDSPYLLPIPKIWHDEIRTWEIHLHTSGIRHRSVDTRIRHIRYLAREIYKAPNNVTERDLTLWLGEKNWSPETRHSHYTSIRAFFTWRCTWYGHDNNPATNLPAVRRNQGRPRPIPEEILREVLYETPPRTSLIVRLAAELGLRRSEIAIICAKDITVTNDQPYIIVHGKGGKTRTLPLTRSLHKHITTYIQDKYWLFPGNTDGHLSPAAIGKIASTALPDGWSLHTLRHRFATSAYHDTNDIIAVQEALGHASLNTTRRYTQIEPRGLIKITNATEIKLTNARPPKEKKP encoded by the coding sequence ATGCTCATCTCTGATAGCCCCTACCTCCTACCCATACCCAAGATTTGGCACGATGAAATCCGCACCTGGGAGATACATCTGCACACATCCGGGATCCGTCACCGATCCGTTGACACACGCATACGCCACATCCGCTACCTCGCACGAGAAATCTACAAAGCCCCAAACAACGTCACCGAACGTGACCTCACCCTCTGGCTAGGCGAGAAAAACTGGTCCCCGGAAACACGACACTCCCACTACACATCAATCCGCGCTTTCTTCACCTGGCGCTGCACCTGGTACGGACACGACAACAACCCCGCAACAAACCTCCCTGCGGTACGACGAAACCAGGGAAGACCACGACCAATCCCCGAAGAAATCTTAAGAGAGGTTCTCTATGAAACCCCACCACGAACAAGCCTCATCGTCCGACTTGCAGCAGAACTCGGCCTCCGCCGATCAGAAATCGCAATCATCTGCGCCAAAGACATCACCGTCACCAATGACCAGCCATACATCATCGTCCACGGCAAAGGAGGAAAAACACGGACGCTTCCCCTCACACGCTCACTCCACAAACACATCACGACATACATACAAGACAAATACTGGCTCTTCCCAGGAAACACCGATGGACACCTCTCACCAGCAGCAATCGGAAAAATTGCGTCCACCGCACTACCAGACGGATGGAGCCTGCACACCTTACGCCACCGATTCGCCACCAGCGCCTACCACGACACAAACGACATCATCGCAGTCCAAGAAGCACTCGGACACGCCTCCTTAAACACCACACGCAGATACACCCAAATAGAACCTCGAGGCCTCATCAAGATCACCAACGCCACAGAAATCAAGCTCACCAACGCACGACCCCCGAAGGAGAAAAAACCATGA
- a CDS encoding esterase/lipase family protein: protein MKISRISAACVAALALFAGSAQAGAVPGSSGQPAVGGEVLEWTGMGPQGERVPGFADVMLKQGLTEDISPLGSNVACTPEPGENPVILLHGLNSNSYQTFAAMAPDLAAMGKCVYAFNVGKLPGTPTPEGSSLLGSIPTFRAMAPISQSVEQITEKIAQVKAMTGAQAVDMVGHSAGATIATAYAKQVGGEGVGTIVSISGVLNGTGLLGVGYGLEKLNALNGMGNLITELIASPSVRDLLPDSEFNKKLHDGPIEVPGVKYVSISTLFDEAVTPLSASQYTAEGAENYVLQDGCSLDASEHLGITYSPRAIAMTANALGRDVAVPCAPMTASSENSAPGVGPVNIPSLPGVSDGFSPIDEMSSKLSS from the coding sequence GTGAAAATTTCACGTATATCGGCCGCATGCGTTGCGGCTTTAGCTCTTTTTGCTGGTAGTGCCCAGGCTGGAGCTGTGCCGGGATCGAGTGGTCAGCCTGCTGTTGGTGGTGAGGTGCTGGAGTGGACTGGCATGGGGCCGCAGGGGGAGAGGGTCCCCGGTTTTGCTGATGTGATGCTCAAGCAGGGACTGACGGAAGATATTAGCCCGTTAGGGTCTAATGTCGCGTGTACGCCAGAGCCTGGGGAGAATCCTGTCATCCTTTTGCATGGGCTTAACTCCAACTCGTATCAAACGTTTGCAGCCATGGCTCCTGACCTGGCTGCGATGGGGAAGTGCGTGTACGCATTTAACGTCGGTAAGCTTCCTGGTACTCCTACTCCTGAGGGAAGCTCGCTTTTGGGCTCTATTCCTACGTTCCGCGCTATGGCACCTATCTCTCAGTCGGTAGAGCAAATTACTGAGAAGATAGCCCAGGTCAAAGCGATGACTGGTGCGCAGGCTGTGGATATGGTTGGTCATTCTGCTGGTGCCACCATTGCTACTGCGTATGCCAAGCAGGTAGGTGGTGAAGGGGTTGGTACTATTGTGTCAATCTCTGGTGTGCTGAATGGCACTGGTTTGTTAGGTGTTGGGTATGGCCTGGAGAAGCTGAATGCACTCAATGGTATGGGAAATCTCATTACTGAGTTGATTGCTAGCCCGAGTGTCCGTGATTTGCTTCCTGACAGTGAGTTTAACAAGAAGCTTCATGATGGCCCTATTGAAGTTCCTGGGGTGAAGTATGTTTCTATCTCTACCCTCTTTGATGAAGCGGTAACTCCTTTGTCTGCAAGCCAGTACACTGCAGAAGGTGCAGAGAACTATGTTTTGCAGGATGGGTGTAGCTTGGACGCTTCGGAGCATCTTGGTATTACCTATTCTCCCCGTGCGATTGCCATGACTGCTAACGCTTTGGGGCGTGATGTTGCTGTTCCGTGTGCTCCGATGACGGCCTCTTCGGAGAATAGTGCTCCGGGGGTTGGTCCTGTTAACATTCCGTCTCTTCCGGGCGTTTCTGATGGGTTCAGCCCGATAGACGAGATGTCGTCTAAGCTTTCTTCGTAA
- a CDS encoding AAA family ATPase: MSTIITVCHLKGGTGKTTTTILLATALTNLGYSVTVYDADPQGSASEWAALAADNNTPLNFPVTVANPATLNRLRPRTDYVLIDCPPGGSTAINAAINAADEIIIPTSPSEIEVDRMWDTLSLSTTKPTHVLITSARLGTTALTDIQKALRTEHIPTYRTIIPLRQKIKAMWGTNPTGMLYGYDTLANTITENIALKETA, encoded by the coding sequence ATGAGCACCATCATCACCGTCTGCCACCTCAAAGGCGGCACCGGAAAAACAACCACCACCATCCTGCTCGCCACCGCTTTGACCAACCTCGGATACAGCGTCACCGTCTACGACGCAGACCCCCAAGGATCTGCATCCGAATGGGCAGCACTCGCCGCCGACAACAACACACCCCTTAACTTTCCCGTCACCGTCGCCAACCCAGCCACCCTCAACCGCCTACGCCCCCGAACAGACTACGTCCTCATCGACTGCCCTCCCGGAGGAAGCACTGCCATCAACGCAGCGATCAACGCAGCCGATGAAATCATCATCCCTACCAGCCCCAGCGAAATAGAAGTGGACCGCATGTGGGACACACTAAGCCTCTCCACCACTAAACCAACTCATGTGCTCATCACCAGTGCTCGCCTCGGCACCACCGCACTCACCGACATCCAAAAAGCACTACGCACCGAGCATATCCCCACCTACCGGACGATCATCCCCCTCCGACAAAAAATCAAAGCAATGTGGGGCACAAACCCCACAGGCATGCTCTACGGCTACGACACACTAGCCAACACCATCACAGAAAACATCGCACTGAAGGAGACCGCCTAA